A window of the Alnus glutinosa chromosome 4, dhAlnGlut1.1, whole genome shotgun sequence genome harbors these coding sequences:
- the LOC133867214 gene encoding laccase-14-like: MKKMDSILRFLGLILLLMASLLCMAQAKVLHYDFVLKEAKFKKLCSTKSILTVNGTFPGPTIRVNKGDTAFVNVYNQGKYGVTIHWHGVKQPRNPWSDGPENITQCPIKPGKNFTQEIIFSDEEGTLWWHAHSDWTRATVHGAIIISPAPNTNYPFTKPYAEQTIILGEWYKGDVMAIINEALATGGDPNVSDAFTINGEPGDLYACSNATTYRLTVNQGKTYLLRIINSIMNEEQFFGIAKHKLTVVATDAAYTSQFTTDYLMISPGQTMDVLLTANQSAGRYYIVSTPFADTSAPFDNTTTTAILQYNSSKLPSSIPFPTLPTYNNKTAAENFTKRLRSLASNAHPVNVPQSITKRIFMTVSVNQIYCPNASCSGPAGNRLAASLNNISFQSPKIDILEAYYRGLPNVFTKDFPKQPPYYFNFTGTVGNNTIYPSLGTKALIVNYNDSVEIVFQGTNVGAAENHPMHLHGYSFYVVGTGSGNFNNKTDPKSYNLKDPPLVNTVGVPKNGWVTIRFIANNPGVWFMHCHLERHASWGMNTVLIVQNGSTNATSIRPPPKHMPPCS, translated from the exons ATGAAGAAAATGGATTCAATCTTAAGGTTTCTAGGGCTTATATTACTTCTTATGGCTTCTCTTCTTTGCATGGCCCAAGCAAAAGTCCTTCACTATGACTTCGTT CTGAAGGAGGCAAAGTTCAAAAAGCTGTGCAGCACGAAGAGCATATTAACTGTGAATGGCACTTTTCCAGGGCCAACCATTCGAGTTAACAAAGGGGATACTGCTTTTGTTAATGTATATAATCAAGGGAAATATGGCGTCACTATCCACTg GCATGGGGTGAAGCAACCAAGAAATCCATGGTCAGATGGACCTGAGAACATCACACAGTGCCCCATCAAACCTGGAAAAAACTTCACTCAAGAGATCATCTTTTCTGACGAAGAAGGAACTCTATGGTGGCATGCCCATAGTGATTGGACACGTGCGACAGTACATGGTGCCATTATTATTTCACCAGCTCCCAACACCAATTATCCATTTACCAAGCCCTATGCAGAACAGACAATTATTCTtg GAGAATGGTATAAGGGAGATGTGATGGCCATAATTAATGAAGCCCTAGCAACTGGTGGCGATCCAAACGTTTCAGATGCTTTCACAATTAACGGCGAACCGGGAGATCTTTATGCATGTTCTAATg CAACTACTTACCGTCTAACGGTTAACCAAGGCAAGACTTATCTTCTCCGGATAATCAATTCCATAATGAACGAAGAACAGTTCTTTGGAATTGCAAAGCATAAACTCACAGTGGTCGCAACCGATGCTGCATACACCAGCCAATTTACCACTGATTACCTCATGATAAGCCCAGGGCAAACAATGGACGTTTTGCTCACAGCAAACCAGTCTGCCGGCCGCTATTACATTGTTTCGACACCTTTTGCCGACACCTCCGCTCCCTTTGACAACACCACCACGACGGCCATTCTCCAATACAACAGCAGTAAACTCCCGTCATCTATTCCCTTCCCAACGCTTCCCACTTACAATAACAAAACCGCGGCAGAAAACTTTACAAAGCGCTTAAGGAGCTTAGCAAGCAATGCCCACCCCGTCAATGTGCCGCAAAGTATCACTAAAAGAATCTTTATGACAGTTTCTGTAAATCAGATTTATTGCCCTAATGCATCATGTTCGGGGCCGGCTGGTAATAGGCTTGCAGCAAGCTTGAATAATATAAGTTTTCAATCCCCAAAAATTGATATACTCGAAGCGTATTACAG AGGCTTGCCCAACGTTTTCACAAAGGATTTCCCGAAGCAGCCGCCCTATTATTTCAACTTCACGGGAACTGTGGGGAACAATACAATATATCCGAGCTTAGGGACGAAGGCCTTGATAGTAAATTACAATGATTCTGTTGAGATAGTGTTTCAAGGGACTAATGTTGGGGCAGCAGAGAATCATCCTATGCATCTGCATGGTTATAGCTTCTACGTGGTTGGGACGGGCTCAGGGAATTTCAACAACAAGACTGATCCCAAGTCTTATAATTTGAAGGATCCACCACTAGTTAACACTGTTGGAGTTCCTAAGAATGGATGGGTTACAATCAGATTCATTGCTAATAATCCTG GAGTCTGGTTTATGCACTGTCATTTGGAAAGGCACGCTAGCTGGGGTATGAATACTGTGCTTATAGTGCAGAATGGGAGCACCAACGCAACAAGCATCCGCCCACCCCCTAAACATATGCCTCCTTGTTCCTAA
- the LOC133867110 gene encoding laccase-14-like, protein MGLKWMSLILGFLAIQSLGGLLCMARGDVLHYDFVLKETNFTRLCSTKSILTVNGSFPGPTIQVNRGDTVFVNVHNQGLYGVTIHWHGVRQPRNPWSDGPENITQCPIQPGTNFTYEVIFSTEEGTLWWHAHSDWSRATVHGAIIILPTPATTYPFPKPYAQETIVLGEWYKGDVMAIIDDALATGGDPNVSDAFTINGQPGDLYNCSNGTTYHLAVEYGNTYLLRIINAVMNEEQFFGIAQHNLTVVGTDGAYIKPITTNYIMITPGQTMDVLVTMNQSRSLYYIASTPYAESTVQFDRTTTTAILQYNGNYTPPSSIPFPTLPSYNDTDAAGNFTTRLRALASKEHPVNVPKNITTRIFIAVSVNELICPINTSCSGPHGNRLSASLNNISFETPSIAVLQAYYNGLNGVFASDFPSVPPYIFNFTGDVGNNTLYPSQGTKAKLIKYDEAVEIVFQGTNVLAAENHPMHLHGFSFYLVGNGSGNFNNVTDPPNYNLIDPPEVNTIGVRKNGWATIRFFADNPGVWFMHCHLERHASWGMDTVLIVRNGPTNATSIRPPPAYMPPCSKA, encoded by the exons ATGGGATTAAAATGGATGAGTTTGATCTTAGGGTTTTTAGCAATCCAGTCTCTGGGTGGGCTTCTTTGCATGGCTAGAGGCGATGTCCTTCATTATGATTTTGTT ctaaaagaaacaaattttacAAGGCTGTGCAGCACAAAGAGCATTCTGACTGTAAATGGCAGCTTTCCAGGACCAACGATTCAAGTTAACAGGGGAGATACAGTGTTCGTTAATGTCCACAACCAGGGCTTATATGGGGTCACCATTCACTG GCACGGAGTAAGACAACCGAGAAATCCATGGTCGGATGGGCCGGAGAACATTACCCAGTGCCCAATTCAACCGGGAACAAACTTCACATATGAGGTCATATTTAGTACAGAAGAAGGAACCCTTTGGTGGCATGCCCACAGCGACTGGTCACGTGCCACCGTTCACGGTGCTATTATTATTCTACCAACTCCGGCGACAACTTATCCATTTCCAAAGCCTTATGCACAAGAAACAATTGTACTCG GGGAATGGTATAAGGGAGATGTGATGGCGATAATCGACGATGCCCTCGCAACTGGTGGTGATCCAAATGTTTCAGATGCCTTCACTATCAACGGACAACCGGGAGACTTGTATAATTGTTCCAACG GGACAACATATCATTTAGCGGTGGAGTATGGCAATACCTATCTTCTTCGCATTATAAATGCCGTGATGAATGAAGAACAGTTCTTCGGGATTGCACAACACAATCTCACGGTTGTCGGGACAGATGGTGCATACATCAAGCCCATCACCACCAACTACATCATGATAACCCCAGGCCAAACAATGGATGTTCTGGTAACCATGAACCAGTCTCGCAGCCTCTATTACATTGCTTCAACTCCTTACGCCGAGAGCACCGTTCAGTTCGACCGCACCACAACTACAGCAATTCTCCAATACAACGGCAACTATACTCCGCCGTCATCAATTCCGTTTCCAACGCTTCCTAGTTATAATGACACAGATGCAGCTGGAAACTTCACCACTCGCTTAAGGGCCCTGGCAAGCAAAGAACACCCGGTCAACGTCCCGAAAAACATCACTACACGAATCTTCATAGCGGTTTCCGTAAACGAGTTGATCTGCCCTATTAATACATCGTGTTCGGGGCCTCACGGTAATCGCTTGTCTGCTAGCTTGAACAACATCAGTTTCGAGACCCCATCTATTGCTGTCCTGCAAGCATATTACAA TGGGTTGAATGGGGTTTTCGCTAGTGATTTCCCAAGTGTGCCGCCATATATTTTCAACTTCACAGGAGATGTAGGAAATAACACATTATACCCAAGCCAGGGAACAAAAGCGAAGTTGATAAAGTATGATGAAGCGGTTGAAATTGTGTTCCAAGGGACTAATGTCCTCGCCGCAGAGAATCATCCCATGCATCTGCATGGTTTTAGCTTCTACTTGGTCGGAAATGGGTCGGGAAATTTCAACAATGTGACTGACCCTCCGAATTATAATTTAATCGACCCACCGGAGGTTAATACCATCGGAGTTCGTAAGAATGGATGGGCTACTATCAGATTTTTTGCTGATAATcccg gtGTATGGTTTATGCACTGTCATTTGGAAAGGCACGCAAGCTGGGGTATGGACACTGTGCTGATAGTGAGGAATGGACCTACTAATGCAACGAGCATCCGACCACCACCTGCCTATATGCCTCCTTGTTCAAAGGCCTAG